In a single window of the Desulfovibrio mangrovi genome:
- a CDS encoding sulfide/dihydroorotate dehydrogenase-like FAD/NAD-binding protein: MANTILKKEQLIPGQTSKLVIDAPHIAAKAKPGNFVILRVCEKGERIPLTIADTDPENGTITIVYLVLGKSTALLEELNEGDDILDLCGPLGKATHIHKGGTVICVGGGTGIAAMHHIAKGHHEAGNHVVAIIGARNKDLLLFEKELKSFCPEVLISTDDGSYGRKGLVTELLKERLEQDKSVIEVVAVGPVPMMAAVSKTTEPFGVPTTVSLNSIMVDGVGMCGACRVTVGGKTKFACVDGPEFDGHQVDFMELRQRLAAFSSMEKESYEHHCRCKCNDKK; this comes from the coding sequence ATGGCGAACACAATTCTCAAGAAAGAGCAGTTGATTCCCGGGCAGACCAGCAAGCTGGTTATTGATGCGCCGCATATCGCCGCCAAGGCGAAACCGGGGAACTTCGTTATCCTCCGCGTTTGCGAGAAGGGTGAACGAATTCCGCTGACCATTGCGGACACGGATCCTGAAAACGGCACCATCACCATCGTGTATCTGGTTCTGGGCAAGAGTACGGCTCTGCTGGAAGAACTGAACGAAGGAGACGACATCCTCGACCTGTGCGGACCTCTGGGTAAAGCTACCCATATCCACAAGGGCGGAACTGTCATCTGCGTAGGCGGCGGCACCGGCATTGCAGCCATGCATCACATCGCCAAGGGACACCATGAGGCCGGCAACCATGTTGTGGCCATCATCGGTGCACGCAACAAGGATCTGCTGCTCTTTGAAAAGGAATTGAAGAGCTTCTGTCCCGAAGTGCTGATCTCCACCGACGACGGCAGTTACGGCCGCAAGGGCCTTGTGACGGAACTGCTGAAGGAACGGCTGGAGCAGGACAAGTCCGTCATCGAAGTGGTGGCCGTTGGCCCCGTTCCGATGATGGCCGCAGTTTCCAAGACCACCGAACCCTTCGGTGTTCCCACCACGGTCAGCCTCAACTCCATCATGGTGGATGGTGTGGGCATGTGCGGCGCCTGCCGCGTGACCGTTGGCGGCAAGACCAAGTTCGCCTGCGTGGACGGCCCCGAATTCGACGGCCACCAGGTGGACTTCATGGAACTGCGGCAGAGGCTGGCGGCCTTCTCGTCCATGGAAAAGGAATCCTACGAACATCACTGCAGGTGTAAGTGCAATGACAAAAAGTAA
- a CDS encoding SLC13 family permease has product MKRLIPILGLALMLVLVVAGVCFAADAPPDPTKAYLTLGILAVAAVLFFTEVVPLPVTAMLVPIALSIFKIVDAKAAFSNFGNVWVIIFMAMFIVGEATFITGFADKVGKATVKMAGGSEKRLLVLSVAVIGILSAFLSNTGTTVVAIPMIMGMCATAGIRPSKILMPVAFASSLGGTITLVGTPPNGIINSMLQKMGPAGIQPFGFFEFGYFGVPLLLVGILFYATIGAKFLPNTHAECTLEEQAAPKPQRPEKMWWALGIFVFVVAAMASNFLPLVTAAMLGACLVVITGCMTMKEAFKAIDWTTIFLFAGMLSMSTAMDKSGAASLIAKSVVSHVTDPYMLLAVCCALTAVITNFMSNTATAALMAPLAIPIAVQSGISPLPLAMGIAMSASACFLTPVATPPNTIVLGPGNYNFMHYVKAGWPLQIITFIMCVVLIPMIWPF; this is encoded by the coding sequence ATGAAACGATTGATTCCGATTCTCGGTCTGGCTCTCATGCTGGTGCTTGTTGTTGCCGGAGTATGCTTCGCTGCAGATGCTCCGCCAGACCCCACCAAAGCTTATCTGACTCTCGGTATTCTCGCTGTTGCCGCAGTGCTGTTTTTCACCGAAGTCGTTCCGCTGCCCGTTACCGCCATGCTGGTACCCATTGCTCTCAGCATATTCAAGATCGTGGATGCCAAAGCCGCGTTCTCGAACTTTGGTAACGTCTGGGTAATCATCTTCATGGCCATGTTCATCGTGGGTGAAGCCACCTTCATCACCGGCTTTGCCGACAAGGTGGGCAAGGCGACCGTAAAGATGGCCGGTGGTAGCGAGAAGCGCCTGCTGGTGCTCTCCGTCGCCGTTATCGGCATCCTTTCCGCCTTCCTGTCCAACACCGGCACCACCGTTGTGGCAATTCCCATGATCATGGGCATGTGCGCCACCGCGGGCATCCGCCCCAGCAAGATCCTGATGCCCGTGGCCTTTGCCTCGTCGCTGGGCGGCACGATCACCCTGGTGGGCACCCCGCCCAACGGCATCATCAACTCCATGCTGCAGAAGATGGGCCCTGCGGGCATTCAGCCCTTCGGCTTCTTTGAATTCGGCTACTTCGGCGTTCCGCTGCTGCTCGTGGGCATTCTCTTCTACGCCACCATCGGCGCAAAGTTCCTGCCCAACACCCATGCGGAGTGCACCCTTGAGGAACAGGCCGCTCCCAAGCCGCAGCGTCCCGAAAAGATGTGGTGGGCCCTCGGCATCTTCGTCTTCGTTGTTGCCGCCATGGCCTCCAACTTCCTGCCGCTGGTCACCGCCGCCATGCTGGGCGCCTGCCTTGTGGTCATCACCGGCTGTATGACCATGAAGGAAGCCTTCAAGGCCATTGACTGGACCACCATCTTCCTGTTTGCGGGCATGCTCTCCATGAGCACCGCCATGGACAAGTCCGGCGCCGCTTCCCTGATCGCCAAGAGCGTGGTAAGCCATGTGACCGACCCGTACATGCTGCTGGCGGTTTGCTGCGCCCTGACTGCAGTCATCACCAACTTCATGTCCAACACCGCCACTGCCGCCCTCATGGCTCCGCTGGCTATTCCGATTGCCGTACAAAGCGGCATCAGCCCGCTTCCGCTCGCCATGGGTATTGCAATGTCGGCTTCGGCATGTTTCCTTACGCCCGTGGCTACCCCGCCCAACACCATCGTGCTTGGGCCCGGTAATTATAACTTCATGCATTATGTAAAGGCAGGCTGGCCTTTGCAGATCATAACCTTTATCATGTGTGTTGTATTAATCCCCATGATCTGGCCCTTCTAG
- a CDS encoding glycosyltransferase family 2 protein, producing the protein MNAPCISVLMPAYNAAGTVADALESILAQSFTDFECLAVDDGSTDDTAVVLEALAARDARVRVLRVPHGGIVSALNAGLAAARGNYIARMDADDYSLPERLKLQYDFLECHPCVGMAGCRVAFGGGEDAGGYARYVDWTNTLLDPDRIAVERFRESPFAHPSVMFRASLIQQHGPYRDGPFPEDYELWLRWMEAGVRLAKLPQTLLRWDDPPTRLSRTDARYGTDVFYAMKTGYLARWLAANNPFHPHISVIGAGRMSRRRAMLLRDHGIVIDRWIDVDPRKIGNVVDGVRVCGRDCLPAPEAGFSLAYLAGHGAADDLEAFLHSIGYVAGRDYLLAS; encoded by the coding sequence ATGAACGCACCCTGCATTTCCGTTCTCATGCCCGCATATAACGCGGCAGGCACCGTTGCCGATGCCCTAGAAAGCATCCTTGCCCAGTCCTTCACGGACTTCGAGTGTCTTGCCGTGGACGATGGTTCCACGGATGACACGGCCGTCGTTCTGGAGGCCCTTGCTGCGCGTGATGCCCGGGTGCGTGTGCTGCGTGTGCCGCATGGCGGCATCGTCTCCGCCCTGAACGCGGGGCTTGCCGCTGCCCGTGGAAACTATATCGCGCGCATGGATGCTGATGATTACAGTTTGCCCGAGCGCCTGAAATTACAGTATGATTTTTTGGAGTGCCACCCCTGTGTTGGGATGGCCGGGTGCCGTGTGGCCTTTGGCGGCGGTGAGGATGCAGGCGGCTATGCCCGGTATGTGGATTGGACCAACACGCTGCTTGATCCCGACCGGATTGCCGTGGAGCGGTTCCGAGAGTCGCCCTTCGCGCACCCTTCGGTCATGTTTCGCGCTTCGCTCATACAGCAGCACGGCCCGTACAGGGACGGCCCCTTCCCCGAAGACTACGAACTCTGGCTGCGCTGGATGGAGGCGGGCGTGCGGCTGGCCAAGCTGCCGCAGACCCTGTTGCGCTGGGATGATCCGCCCACGCGCCTTTCCCGCACGGATGCCCGCTACGGCACGGATGTGTTCTATGCCATGAAGACGGGCTATCTCGCCCGTTGGCTGGCGGCCAACAACCCTTTTCACCCCCACATCTCGGTTATCGGGGCAGGCAGGATGAGTCGGCGCAGGGCAATGCTGCTGCGTGACCACGGCATTGTCATCGACCGCTGGATAGACGTGGACCCGCGCAAGATAGGCAACGTGGTGGACGGCGTGCGTGTGTGCGGCCGCGACTGCCTGCCCGCGCCGGAGGCCGGATTCTCCCTCGCCTATCTGGCCGGTCACGGTGCCGCCGATGACCTTGAGGCCTTTCTGCATTCCATAGGATACGTGGCTGGGCGGGATTACCTGCTGGCGTCCTGA
- a CDS encoding fumarate hydratase, whose protein sequence is MKSIKAQDIHDAVVGIVMSAARYLPEDVRKALKTSLDGETSDSAREILGQLLENADLAAESGLPLCQDTGVGVFFVELGDEVHVEGNLVEIINGAMVEGYQKGLLRKSLCHPLTRKNTGDNSPAVIHVDIVPGDKLKIKHMAKGGGSENMSRCTMLTPAQGWAGIKEFVVRRMAEAGPNPCPPTIVGVGIGGTFDLAPTLAKKALFRPVGVRNPDPEIATMEQELLDAINDLGIGPMGLGGKTTSLDVKIEMRPCHIASLPLAVNVQCHSSRIKEVVL, encoded by the coding sequence ATGAAAAGCATTAAGGCGCAGGACATACATGACGCCGTGGTCGGCATCGTCATGTCCGCCGCCCGCTATCTGCCCGAAGATGTACGCAAGGCGCTGAAGACCTCGCTGGACGGCGAGACTTCCGACTCCGCCCGCGAGATTCTCGGCCAGCTGCTGGAAAACGCCGACCTCGCCGCCGAAAGCGGCCTGCCGCTCTGTCAGGACACCGGCGTGGGCGTCTTCTTCGTGGAACTCGGCGACGAAGTGCACGTGGAAGGCAATCTGGTGGAGATCATCAATGGCGCCATGGTGGAAGGGTATCAGAAGGGACTGCTGCGCAAGTCGCTGTGCCACCCGCTGACCCGCAAGAACACCGGCGACAACAGCCCTGCCGTGATCCACGTGGACATCGTGCCCGGCGACAAGCTGAAGATCAAACACATGGCCAAGGGCGGCGGTTCCGAAAACATGTCCCGCTGCACCATGCTCACCCCCGCACAGGGCTGGGCAGGCATCAAGGAATTCGTGGTACGCCGCATGGCCGAAGCCGGTCCCAACCCCTGCCCCCCCACCATCGTGGGCGTGGGCATCGGCGGCACCTTCGACCTGGCTCCCACGCTGGCAAAGAAGGCCCTGTTCCGTCCCGTGGGCGTACGTAATCCCGATCCGGAAATCGCCACCATGGAACAGGAACTGCTCGACGCCATCAACGATCTGGGCATCGGCCCCATGGGCCTCGGCGGCAAGACTACCAGTCTGGACGTGAAGATCGAGATGCGCCCCTGCCATATCGCCAGCCTGCCGCTGGCCGTGAACGTGCAGTGTCATTCTTCCCGCATCAAGGAGGTTGTTCTGTAA
- a CDS encoding Fe-S-containing hydro-lyase, which produces MATYNLTTPLRDEDLLKLKAGDVVKLSGTIYTARDAAHKRLCDQLDKSEKLPFELQGAVIYYVGPSPAPEGRPIGSAGPTTSYRMDTYAPRLHSLGVKASIGKGKRNAAVREALQKYVGVYFGATGGAGALLSQCITAAEVIAYDDLGPEAVRKLTVKDFPLLVVNDAHGNEQYAKPNYDL; this is translated from the coding sequence ATGGCTACCTACAACCTGACCACCCCCCTGCGCGATGAAGACCTGCTCAAGCTGAAGGCCGGCGACGTGGTCAAACTCTCGGGCACCATCTATACCGCCCGCGACGCAGCCCACAAGCGCCTGTGCGATCAGCTGGACAAGAGCGAGAAGCTTCCCTTCGAGCTGCAGGGTGCCGTGATCTACTACGTAGGCCCGAGCCCCGCTCCCGAAGGCAGACCCATCGGTTCCGCCGGTCCCACGACCAGCTACCGCATGGATACCTACGCCCCACGTCTGCACAGCCTGGGCGTGAAGGCGAGCATAGGCAAAGGCAAGCGCAACGCGGCTGTCCGCGAGGCTCTGCAGAAATACGTGGGCGTGTATTTCGGCGCCACCGGCGGTGCGGGAGCCCTGCTCTCCCAGTGCATCACCGCGGCCGAAGTGATTGCCTACGATGATCTCGGGCCGGAAGCGGTGCGCAAACTCACCGTAAAGGACTTTCCGTTGCTGGTGGTGAATGACGCCCACGGCAACGAGCAATACGCAAAACCCAACTACGATTTGTAG
- a CDS encoding succinate dehydrogenase/fumarate reductase cytochrome b subunit, with protein sequence MSLHNVTLHVPPKNKLSGQLDVLMMVSGFLLAVFVGMHMLFVGSVILSPSLMNGLAWFFEELYLVQIGGPIILLVMVAHFILGARKMPFRQKEFIAFRAHSKMMHHTDTTLWLVQVASAIIILVMASIHIYTMLDTLPITAAKSAARIQHGSWMPFYIVLLAAAAIHIVIGLYRIGAKIGFITRDNRPVYRKYMVYLLIAAAAVSFLTHVRLSLLTI encoded by the coding sequence ATGAGTTTACACAACGTGACGCTTCATGTGCCCCCGAAGAACAAGCTTTCGGGCCAACTGGATGTCCTGATGATGGTTTCCGGCTTTCTGCTTGCCGTATTCGTCGGCATGCACATGCTGTTCGTGGGCAGCGTCATCCTCAGCCCCTCGCTGATGAACGGGCTGGCATGGTTCTTTGAAGAGCTGTACCTCGTGCAGATCGGCGGCCCGATCATCCTGCTGGTCATGGTTGCCCATTTCATCCTCGGCGCCCGCAAGATGCCCTTCCGCCAGAAGGAATTCATCGCTTTCCGCGCCCATTCCAAGATGATGCACCACACCGACACCACCCTGTGGCTGGTGCAGGTTGCCTCCGCCATCATCATTCTGGTCATGGCGAGCATCCACATCTACACCATGCTCGACACCCTGCCCATCACGGCGGCCAAGAGTGCCGCCCGCATCCAGCATGGCAGCTGGATGCCCTTCTACATCGTTCTGCTTGCCGCTGCGGCCATCCACATCGTGATCGGCCTGTACCGCATCGGTGCCAAGATCGGCTTCATCACCCGCGACAACCGCCCCGTATACCGCAAGTACATGGTCTACCTGCTCATCGCGGCTGCGGCTGTCAGCTTCCTGACCCACGTTCGCCTTTCCCTTCTGACCATCTAA
- a CDS encoding fumarate reductase flavoprotein subunit has protein sequence MQTIYTDLLCIGAGLAGERVAVEAAMAGFNVICLSIVPPRRSHSSAAQGGMQAALGNAVMGKGDSPDVHFADTVKGSDWGCDQEVARIFADTAPIVMREMAHWGVPWNRVVAGTHTYYKGGKPFEAEEAADKHGLIHARAFGGTAKWRTCYTADGTGRSVLNTLDTKCLQYGVEIHDRTQAEALIHDGERCLGAIVRCLKTGELRAYLAKATLIATGGYGRIYRATTNAIICDGGGQIIALDTGLVPMGNMEAVQFHPTGTVPTDILVTEGCRGDGGTLLDVNEYRFMPDYEPEKAELASRDVVSRRMIEHIRKGFGVQSPYGEHLWLDIRHLGVKHITTKLREVYDICTNFLGVDPIHQLIPVRPTHHYSMGGVRVDKTGAAYGLKGLFSAGESACWDMHGFNRLGGNSLAETVVAGSYIGKQVAQFLKGYEVDFKSSAIRDAEAKIAERIKNITTSAKGRENCFQLRNEMQDVMMEHVGIFRNGKDLQAGVDKLQALYERSMNIGLQAPTKGFTPEMSMALRVPGMLKLALCTAYGALQRTESRGAHTREDYPERNDRDWLNRTLAYWKDGDTLPTLKYEEASPYYELPPGDRGYGGGKIIPAELPAEKFVVPGKSAPTEAPSEAPAAKPAKSEKKK, from the coding sequence ATGCAGACCATATATACTGATCTTCTCTGCATCGGCGCCGGCCTTGCAGGTGAACGTGTGGCTGTGGAAGCAGCCATGGCAGGATTCAACGTCATATGTCTTTCCATCGTACCTCCCCGCCGCTCCCACTCCTCCGCCGCACAGGGCGGCATGCAGGCTGCCCTCGGCAACGCGGTGATGGGCAAGGGCGATAGCCCCGACGTGCACTTTGCCGACACCGTCAAGGGCTCTGACTGGGGCTGTGACCAGGAAGTGGCCCGTATCTTTGCCGACACCGCACCCATCGTCATGCGCGAAATGGCCCACTGGGGCGTTCCGTGGAACCGCGTTGTTGCCGGTACCCATACCTATTACAAGGGTGGTAAGCCGTTCGAGGCGGAGGAAGCCGCCGACAAGCACGGCCTTATCCATGCCCGCGCCTTTGGCGGCACTGCCAAATGGCGCACATGCTACACCGCGGACGGCACCGGCCGCTCCGTTCTGAATACGCTGGACACCAAGTGTCTGCAGTACGGCGTGGAAATCCATGACCGCACCCAGGCAGAAGCCCTCATTCACGACGGCGAACGCTGCCTCGGCGCCATCGTGCGCTGCCTGAAGACCGGCGAACTGCGTGCCTACCTCGCCAAGGCGACCCTTATCGCCACCGGCGGTTACGGCCGCATCTACCGCGCCACCACCAACGCCATCATCTGCGACGGCGGCGGTCAGATCATCGCACTGGATACCGGCCTCGTGCCCATGGGCAACATGGAAGCCGTTCAGTTCCACCCCACCGGCACCGTGCCCACCGACATTCTAGTGACCGAAGGCTGCCGCGGCGACGGCGGCACCCTGCTGGACGTGAACGAATACCGCTTCATGCCCGACTACGAGCCGGAAAAGGCCGAACTGGCCTCCCGCGACGTTGTGTCCCGCCGCATGATCGAACACATCCGCAAGGGCTTCGGCGTACAGAGCCCCTACGGCGAGCACCTCTGGCTGGATATCCGCCACCTCGGCGTGAAGCACATCACCACCAAGCTGCGTGAAGTATACGACATCTGCACCAACTTCCTCGGTGTTGACCCCATTCACCAGCTCATCCCCGTACGTCCCACCCATCACTACTCCATGGGCGGCGTCCGCGTGGACAAGACCGGTGCCGCATACGGCCTGAAGGGCCTGTTCTCCGCCGGCGAATCCGCCTGCTGGGACATGCACGGCTTCAACCGTCTGGGCGGCAACTCCCTTGCGGAAACCGTTGTGGCCGGTTCCTACATCGGCAAGCAGGTGGCCCAGTTCCTGAAGGGCTACGAAGTGGACTTCAAGTCTTCCGCCATCCGCGATGCCGAAGCCAAGATCGCCGAACGCATCAAGAACATCACCACCAGCGCCAAGGGCCGTGAAAACTGCTTCCAGCTGCGTAACGAGATGCAGGATGTGATGATGGAGCACGTGGGCATCTTCCGTAACGGCAAGGATCTTCAGGCCGGTGTGGACAAGCTGCAGGCCCTGTACGAACGCTCCATGAACATCGGGCTGCAGGCCCCCACCAAGGGCTTCACCCCTGAAATGTCCATGGCCCTGCGCGTTCCCGGCATGCTCAAGCTGGCCCTGTGCACCGCCTACGGCGCGCTGCAGCGTACAGAGTCCCGCGGCGCGCATACCCGCGAAGACTACCCCGAACGTAACGACCGCGACTGGCTGAACCGTACTCTCGCCTACTGGAAGGATGGAGACACCCTGCCCACCCTGAAGTACGAAGAAGCCTCCCCCTACTACGAACTGCCCCCCGGCGACCGCGGCTACGGCGGCGGCAAGATCATTCCTGCCGAACTGCCCGCAGAAAAGTTCGTGGTGCCCGGCAAGAGTGCACCTACTGAAGCGCCCTCTGAAGCACCCGCGGCCAAGCCCGCCAAATCCGAGAAGAAGAAGTAA
- a CDS encoding DJ-1/PfpI family protein encodes MTLTYGLYIFDDVAKLDFVGPHEVFCASAHLLQSGRVITVAESAAPVTTAFGMRVIPDHAFDDAPPVDVLLIPGVVTPEAARRSERAMQWIRDTAAKARFTTAVCTGALILQRAGLLAGKRATTHWQLVPELEKAADVTVLPDMRYVRDGNIVTSQGVSAGIDMALWLVGQLHSPDHAREVRKLLQYDPAPPYTAEV; translated from the coding sequence ATGACGCTGACATACGGACTGTATATCTTTGACGACGTGGCCAAGCTGGACTTTGTTGGTCCGCACGAAGTGTTCTGCGCCTCGGCCCACCTGTTGCAATCCGGCAGGGTAATCACTGTTGCGGAATCCGCCGCCCCCGTTACCACGGCCTTCGGCATGCGGGTTATTCCCGACCACGCCTTTGACGACGCGCCCCCCGTTGACGTGCTGCTCATCCCCGGCGTGGTGACGCCGGAGGCGGCCCGCCGCAGCGAACGCGCCATGCAGTGGATACGGGATACGGCAGCCAAGGCACGCTTTACCACTGCGGTCTGCACGGGTGCCCTCATACTGCAGCGGGCCGGCCTGCTCGCAGGGAAACGGGCCACCACCCACTGGCAGTTGGTGCCTGAACTGGAAAAAGCCGCAGACGTGACCGTGCTGCCGGATATGCGCTACGTACGCGACGGCAACATCGTCACCTCGCAGGGTGTTTCCGCAGGCATAGACATGGCCCTGTGGCTGGTGGGCCAGCTGCACAGTCCCGACCATGCCCGCGAGGTGCGCAAACTGCTGCAATACGATCCTGCCCCGCCCTATACTGCGGAAGTATAG
- a CDS encoding malic enzyme-like NAD(P)-binding protein, whose protein sequence is MALYTKQEALDYHELPRRGKVEVVPVKPCNTQKDLSVAYSPGVAEACMAIHADPSMVDVYTGRANLVAVVSDGTAVLGLGNIGPKAGKPVMEGKGILFKTFCDIDVFDINLDVKSADQLIDIVKAMEPTFGGINLEDIKAPECFYIEETLKREMNIPVFHDDQHGTAVISGAGLINACEITNRKIEDLKVVVVGAGAAGIACANFYVQLGVDRKNVFMFDSRGLIHKGRGGMNKYKEAFAQDKDYGSLAECLKGADCFLGLSVKDLLNKEMVQAMAKDPIIYAMANPDPEIPYPLAKEASPNCIMGTGRSDFPNQVNNVSGFPYIFRGALDVQATEINEAMKVAAARSLAALAKEPVPSEICDAYGVKELKYGVDYVIPKPLDSRILEWEVPAVAKAAMETGVARAPIADLDAYTKQLKERVAASRKRINAYVKSYGFEF, encoded by the coding sequence ATGGCTCTGTATACCAAGCAAGAAGCGCTCGACTATCACGAACTGCCCCGCCGCGGTAAGGTGGAAGTCGTCCCGGTCAAGCCCTGCAATACCCAGAAGGACCTTTCCGTCGCCTACTCCCCGGGTGTGGCGGAAGCCTGCATGGCCATTCACGCCGACCCCTCGATGGTTGACGTGTACACCGGTCGCGCCAACCTCGTGGCCGTTGTCTCCGACGGCACCGCGGTGCTCGGTCTCGGCAACATCGGCCCCAAGGCCGGCAAGCCGGTTATGGAAGGCAAGGGCATTCTGTTCAAGACCTTCTGCGATATCGACGTATTCGACATCAACCTTGACGTGAAGAGCGCTGACCAGCTCATCGACATCGTCAAGGCCATGGAGCCCACCTTCGGCGGTATCAACCTTGAAGACATCAAGGCCCCCGAATGCTTCTACATTGAAGAAACTCTCAAGCGTGAAATGAACATTCCCGTGTTCCACGATGACCAGCACGGAACCGCGGTCATCTCCGGCGCGGGTCTGATCAACGCCTGCGAGATCACCAACCGCAAGATCGAAGATCTGAAGGTTGTCGTTGTAGGCGCCGGCGCAGCCGGTATCGCCTGCGCCAACTTCTACGTCCAGCTCGGCGTGGACCGGAAGAACGTCTTCATGTTCGACTCCCGCGGTCTCATCCACAAGGGACGCGGCGGCATGAACAAGTACAAGGAAGCCTTCGCTCAGGACAAGGACTACGGCTCTCTCGCAGAATGCCTGAAGGGTGCCGACTGCTTCCTCGGTCTTTCCGTGAAGGATCTCCTGAACAAGGAAATGGTTCAGGCCATGGCCAAGGACCCGATCATTTACGCCATGGCCAACCCCGATCCGGAAATTCCGTATCCCCTTGCCAAGGAAGCCAGCCCCAACTGCATCATGGGTACCGGGCGCTCTGACTTCCCCAACCAGGTGAACAACGTTTCCGGCTTCCCGTACATCTTCCGCGGTGCTCTGGACGTACAGGCCACCGAGATCAACGAGGCCATGAAGGTTGCCGCCGCACGGTCCCTCGCTGCTCTCGCCAAGGAACCCGTACCGAGCGAAATCTGCGACGCCTACGGCGTGAAGGAACTGAAGTACGGTGTGGACTATGTAATTCCCAAGCCCCTGGATTCCCGAATCCTGGAATGGGAAGTACCCGCCGTTGCCAAGGCCGCCATGGAAACCGGCGTTGCCCGGGCTCCCATTGCCGACCTCGACGCATACACCAAGCAGCTTAAGGAACGTGTTGCCGCGTCCCGCAAGCGCATCAATGCATACGTCAAGAGCTACGGCTTCGAGTTCTAG
- a CDS encoding fumarate reductase iron-sulfur subunit, whose protein sequence is MSRRLHIEVFRYNPLDPDSVPHMQSFYVNEYDSMTLFIALNIIREEQDPSLQFDFCCRAGICGSCGMVINGRPGLACHTQTRDLPEHIVLHPLPVFKLIGDLSVDTGTWFREVGKKIEAWVHSDDTAFDSKAEESRMENALAEQIFELDRCVECGCCIAACGTARMREDFLGAATINRVARFYIDPRDQRSEDDYYDVIGNDQGVFGCMGLLGCEDVCPKKIPLQDQLGIMRRMLAINSVKGILPKGILDKLKHKGCCHEKH, encoded by the coding sequence ATGTCTCGCAGACTCCATATCGAAGTATTCCGCTACAATCCGCTGGATCCCGATTCCGTACCCCACATGCAGTCGTTCTACGTGAACGAGTACGACTCCATGACCCTGTTCATCGCCCTGAACATCATCCGCGAAGAACAGGACCCCAGCCTGCAGTTCGACTTCTGCTGCCGTGCAGGCATCTGCGGTTCCTGCGGCATGGTCATCAACGGCCGTCCCGGCCTTGCCTGCCATACCCAGACCCGCGACCTGCCCGAACACATCGTGCTGCACCCGCTGCCGGTGTTCAAGCTCATCGGCGACCTCTCCGTGGACACCGGCACCTGGTTCCGCGAAGTGGGCAAGAAGATCGAGGCATGGGTGCATTCCGATGACACCGCCTTCGACTCCAAGGCCGAAGAATCCCGCATGGAAAACGCCCTTGCCGAACAGATCTTCGAACTCGACCGCTGCGTGGAATGCGGCTGCTGTATCGCAGCCTGCGGCACCGCCCGCATGCGTGAGGACTTCCTCGGCGCAGCCACCATCAACCGCGTGGCCCGCTTCTACATCGACCCCCGCGACCAGCGTTCCGAAGACGACTACTACGACGTCATCGGCAACGATCAGGGCGTGTTCGGCTGCATGGGCCTGCTGGGTTGTGAAGACGTCTGCCCCAAGAAGATCCCGCTGCAGGACCAGCTCGGCATCATGCGCCGCATGCTCGCCATCAACTCCGTCAAGGGCATCCTGCCCAAGGGCATTCTGGACAAACTGAAGCACAAGGGTTGCTGCCATGAAAAGCATTAA
- a CDS encoding FadR/GntR family transcriptional regulator produces MSCGGRVSPCGAEVVFAQLRDSIFRGDLKPGEQLPSVRRLAELMNVSRYAAEKAVVTLARQGYVDRRRGKGCVVALPHAQAPHNPFPHIMLPSSASLDELMEVRIGLESHGVALAAQKADERDIAYLRDALADLMDGEPDSARSRDSDIRFHIGIALATHNSVYIDLIRHFYSYMFESISSLHDKLYEDRDVHLIIEQHHYKILDAIVSRDANGARRYMVQHIMFLRSFLRDRGAAGNLL; encoded by the coding sequence ATGTCTTGCGGAGGACGGGTGAGCCCTTGCGGGGCCGAAGTGGTCTTTGCGCAGTTGCGGGACAGCATCTTTCGTGGCGATCTGAAGCCCGGTGAACAGCTTCCCTCTGTCAGACGGCTTGCCGAGTTGATGAATGTCAGCAGATACGCCGCGGAAAAGGCTGTGGTCACGCTCGCAAGACAGGGCTACGTGGACCGCCGCAGAGGGAAAGGCTGCGTTGTGGCGCTTCCCCATGCGCAGGCACCGCACAATCCGTTCCCTCATATCATGCTGCCTTCAAGCGCGTCTCTGGATGAGCTTATGGAAGTGCGTATCGGGCTGGAGAGCCACGGTGTGGCTCTTGCCGCACAAAAGGCCGATGAGCGCGACATAGCCTATCTGCGGGATGCCCTTGCCGACCTCATGGACGGGGAGCCGGACAGCGCGCGTTCACGGGATTCCGACATCAGGTTCCACATCGGCATAGCGCTGGCCACGCATAACTCCGTGTACATCGACCTGATCCGTCATTTCTACAGCTACATGTTCGAGAGTATCAGCAGCCTGCACGACAAGCTCTATGAGGATCGGGATGTCCATCTCATCATTGAGCAGCACCATTACAAAATTCTGGACGCCATTGTCAGCAGGGATGCCAACGGTGCCAGACGGTACATGGTGCAGCACATCATGTTTCTGCGTTCCTTTCTCAGGGACAGGGGCGCTGCGGGGAACCTGCTGTAA